The Nothobranchius furzeri strain GRZ-AD chromosome 8, NfurGRZ-RIMD1, whole genome shotgun sequence genome includes a region encoding these proteins:
- the LOC129163016 gene encoding uncharacterized protein isoform X3 — protein MLVLPPSGQKPLVNKRRQPGVMPPKRVSLYGLVDGKPVRINPNGPWNAHVWERIVLVSDGTSHKGTRVARREKILQRITRSTLVKHFDCVRRDVSRGQTRLPCALSHFREGDVDWCWISTPHNDYVQEGEEPRRVVRMQPSPAKVDVPMQEVSPPEFDLRRQLQAAPSVQAIVPPVMNAINPHVYLYPGNLNMQYFPQFMPFNEAWFQGGC, from the coding sequence atgctggtgctgCCACCCAGTGGACAGAAGCCGCTGGTGAACAAGCGACGTCAGCCTGGGGTGATGCCACCCAAGAGAGTTTCACTTTACGGGCTGGTGGATGGTAAACCTGTAAGGATAAACCCAAATGGACCGTGGAATGCACATGTTTGGGAACGTATTGTGTTGGTCTCTGATGGTACCAGTCATAAAGGGACTCGAGTGGCGAGGAGGGAGAAGATTCTTCAGAGAATTACACGCTCGACTCTAGTTAAGCATTTTGATTGTGTCAGGCGCGATGTGTCACGGGGCCAGACGCGCTTGCCCTGTGCACTCTCTCATTTCAGAGAGGGCGACGTCGACTGGTGCTGGATCAGTACACCCCACAACGACTACGTGCAGGAGGGCGAAGAGCCAAGGCGTGTGGTCAGGATGCAACCATCACCTGCTAAAGTGGACGTTCCGATGCAGGAAGTGAGCCCTCCGGAGTTCGATCTGCGTCGGCAGCTTCAGGCCGCTCCGTCTGTCCAGGCCATAGTACCACCAGTGATGAATGCAATAAATCCACATGTTTACTTGTATCCAGGAAATTTGAATATGCAGTATTTCCCGCAGTTTATGCCATTTAACGAAGCTTGGTttcaaggggggtgttga
- the LOC129163016 gene encoding uncharacterized protein isoform X1 gives MARAESPREVFGEADEDVLITSVDESEDLLPGPDSQEMLVLPPSGQKPLVNKRRQPGVMPPKRVSLYGLVDGKPVRINPNGPWNAHVWERIVLVSDGTSHKGTRVARREKILQRITRSTLVKHFDCVRRDVSRGQTRLPCALSHFREGDVDWCWISTPHNDYVQEGEEPRRVVRMQPSPAKVDVPMQEVSPPEFDLRRQLQAAPSVQAIVPPVMNAINPHVYLYPGNLNMQYFPQFMPFNEAWFQGGC, from the exons ATGGCCCGTGCAGAATCTCCACGTGAGGTATTTGGAGAAGCAGATGAGGATGTGCTGATTACCTCG gttGATGAATCAGAGGATCTATTGCCTGGCCCAGACTCtcaggagatgctggtgctgCCACCCAGTGGACAGAAGCCGCTGGTGAACAAGCGACGTCAGCCTGGGGTGATGCCACCCAAGAGAGTTTCACTTTACGGGCTGGTGGATGGTAAACCTGTAAGGATAAACCCAAATGGACCGTGGAATGCACATGTTTGGGAACGTATTGTGTTGGTCTCTGATGGTACCAGTCATAAAGGGACTCGAGTGGCGAGGAGGGAGAAGATTCTTCAGAGAATTACACGCTCGACTCTAGTTAAGCATTTTGATTGTGTCAGGCGCGATGTGTCACGGGGCCAGACGCGCTTGCCCTGTGCACTCTCTCATTTCAGAGAGGGCGACGTCGACTGGTGCTGGATCAGTACACCCCACAACGACTACGTGCAGGAGGGCGAAGAGCCAAGGCGTGTGGTCAGGATGCAACCATCACCTGCTAAAGTGGACGTTCCGATGCAGGAAGTGAGCCCTCCGGAGTTCGATCTGCGTCGGCAGCTTCAGGCCGCTCCGTCTGTCCAGGCCATAGTACCACCAGTGATGAATGCAATAAATCCACATGTTTACTTGTATCCAGGAAATTTGAATATGCAGTATTTCCCGCAGTTTATGCCATTTAACGAAGCTTGGTttcaaggggggtgttga
- the LOC129163016 gene encoding uncharacterized protein isoform X2 yields the protein MMKKCLAAFCEKDLTSSSQRMVDESEDLLPGPDSQEMLVLPPSGQKPLVNKRRQPGVMPPKRVSLYGLVDGKPVRINPNGPWNAHVWERIVLVSDGTSHKGTRVARREKILQRITRSTLVKHFDCVRRDVSRGQTRLPCALSHFREGDVDWCWISTPHNDYVQEGEEPRRVVRMQPSPAKVDVPMQEVSPPEFDLRRQLQAAPSVQAIVPPVMNAINPHVYLYPGNLNMQYFPQFMPFNEAWFQGGC from the exons ATGATGAAGAAGTGTCTGGCTGCATTTTGTGAGAAAGACCTGACCTCAAGTTCACAGAGGATG gttGATGAATCAGAGGATCTATTGCCTGGCCCAGACTCtcaggagatgctggtgctgCCACCCAGTGGACAGAAGCCGCTGGTGAACAAGCGACGTCAGCCTGGGGTGATGCCACCCAAGAGAGTTTCACTTTACGGGCTGGTGGATGGTAAACCTGTAAGGATAAACCCAAATGGACCGTGGAATGCACATGTTTGGGAACGTATTGTGTTGGTCTCTGATGGTACCAGTCATAAAGGGACTCGAGTGGCGAGGAGGGAGAAGATTCTTCAGAGAATTACACGCTCGACTCTAGTTAAGCATTTTGATTGTGTCAGGCGCGATGTGTCACGGGGCCAGACGCGCTTGCCCTGTGCACTCTCTCATTTCAGAGAGGGCGACGTCGACTGGTGCTGGATCAGTACACCCCACAACGACTACGTGCAGGAGGGCGAAGAGCCAAGGCGTGTGGTCAGGATGCAACCATCACCTGCTAAAGTGGACGTTCCGATGCAGGAAGTGAGCCCTCCGGAGTTCGATCTGCGTCGGCAGCTTCAGGCCGCTCCGTCTGTCCAGGCCATAGTACCACCAGTGATGAATGCAATAAATCCACATGTTTACTTGTATCCAGGAAATTTGAATATGCAGTATTTCCCGCAGTTTATGCCATTTAACGAAGCTTGGTttcaaggggggtgttga